Within Streptomyces albofaciens JCM 4342, the genomic segment CGCCGAGGCCAGGGTGTGGTGCAGGCGCCTGCCGTGCAGCAGCCCGGCACCGGCCACGGCGGCGGCCGAGCCGAGCGCGATCGGCAGGCTCGCCTTGGTCAGTGACGCGAGCCGTTTCTCCACCCCGGCCGTGGGGGCGGCCTGCCGCGCGGTGGCCAGGTTGCGTCCGACTTCCGTGGCCGCGCCGGTGGCGACGACCACGGCCGTGGCCCGGCCCGCGGCCACCGTCGTCCCCTCGTACAGCATCGAGCGCCGGTCCGCGAGCTGCGCCGCCACGACCGGCGCGGGGTCCTTGGCGACCGGCAGGGACTCGCCGGTCAGCGACGATTCGTCCAGCTCCAGACCCTCGGCCGTCAGCAGGCGGCAGTCGGCCGGGACCACGTCCTCGGTGCCCAGTACGACGACGTCCCCGGGGACCAGCTCACCGGCGGTGACCTGCCGCTCGTCGCCGTCCCGCCGGACCCGCGCGCCGATCGCGGAGGCCTCGAACAGCTCGGCCAGGGCCCGTTCCGTACGCACCCGCTGGACGCCGCCGACCAGCGCCGACGTGCCGGTGATGGCGGCCACGAGCACCGCGTCGGTGCGCGAGCCGACGGCGGCGGACAGCGCGGCGCCCGCCGCGAGCACCGGGGTGAGCGGGTTGGCCAGCTCCTCGACGAACGCGGTGCCCAGGCCGGTGCGCCGGGGGCCGCCGGTGCGCCGCGCGGGCGACGCGCGTCCCGCGGCCTCGCGCGACGACAGGCCGTCCGGCGTCGCCTTCAGACGCCGCAGCACCTGGGACACCGGCATCAGGTGCCACGGCGTGCTCTGCGCCGCCGGCAGCGGCGGCCGGGCCAGCAACTGCCGGGCACGCCAGGCGCCGAGGCAGAAGGCCGCCGACCCGGCGGCGTGCCCGGCGGCCGAAGCGCGGCGGGTGGCACGGAACGCGCGGGCCTGCACGGCGGCCACCGCCCCCACCCCGCTGCCGCCCGCGGCCAGCATCGCGCTCTCCCGGTCCACCTGCGCCGCCACCGCCACCGCGTCCACGATCAGCCCGGCCGTACTCAGATCGCCGCCGACCAGCAGGTGCGCGCCCCAGGGCGGCGCCTTTCCCTTGCGGTGCACGCCGATGCCGCAGTCGGCGGCGCCCAGGGCGCGGCGGTTGCCCGAGACGAGCAGCACGACCGCGCCGTTGCCCTGGAGTTCCCGTACGGACGCCACCAGCCGCTTGCCGCCCGGCAGGATGGCGTCGGCGTACCCGCACTTCGCTTCCGGGCGGCCGGAGGCCAGCACGACCCGCGCCCCGGCGCGGCGCGCGGCGGCCGCCACGGCCTGCGCGCCCGGCGCGGTCTGTGCCGCCAGCGCCGCGATGGCCTGCGCGTGCCCGTTCCGCGCCAGGCCCAGCAGGTGGTCGTGGCCCTTCTTCCGCAACCGGTGCGCGGCGTCACCGGCCGCGCCGTCATGGCCGCCGTCCGTCCGGCCGGGCAGGTCCGCCACCGGGCCGAGCACCCAGCCGTCCGCCGACCGGCGGGTCTCCAGGGGCTCGTCGGCGTCGAACAGCCCGAAGAGCCGGGCCGTGGTCTCGTCCGGGTCCGCGTCCCCGATCAGCTCCAGGTCGGCCAGGTCGTACCGGTCGCCGCGCAGCGCCGTCTCGTCCAGCACCACGCAGTCCACCTGACCGAGCCGGCGCAGCACGCCCCGGTCCATGGCCACCACGCCCCGCAGCGCCAGGAACCGGCCCAGGTACGTGGCGAACCCCTCCCGCCCGGCCTCCGGCGCCTTCGGCATGCCCGCCAGCGCCACGGCCAGCCCGCGGCGCGGCCCGGCGAACGGCACGGCCGCCGCCCCGGCCGCCATCCCGGCGACCAGCGACCGCTCGGTGTAGCGGTCCAGCGAGCCCTTCGGCACCGGCACCGGGCGCTCCACCACGATCGGCTCCGCGGCGGCGTCCTCCGGTCCGCGCACCAGCCGCGGCTCCATCGCCTCCCAGGCGTTCTTGTACGCACCGGCCTCCCGCCACTGGGCGACCCGCTGCACCACGTCCAGCATCAGCCCGCCGCCCCGGGTGGCAACGCCCTGCGCCAGCGCGCTGACCGCCGGCAGCAGCGACTCGGCCTGCGCCGGACCGGCCAGGCCCCGCGCCACCCAGGCCCGCAGCCGGGGGTGGTGCTCGAACACGCCCGCCAGCGATCCCACCTCGGCGGGCAGCGGGGCCCACGGGGTCAGGCGGACCAGCGTCGCGATGCCCAGCCCGACCGTGTCGGCGGCCAGCCCCGTCATCGACTGGCGGGTCCGCGGGCCCTCGCAGGGGTGGTGCGGCTCCTGGCACCACGCCCCGTGCTCGTCGCACTCCGCGGCCGTCCGCGCTTCCCCGTCCGCGCCGCCCGCCTCGGCCTCCGCCACCAGCGCGACCAGCTCCCGCTGCCGTGGCGCGCCCGGTCCCAGCGCGACGACCACCCGCCCGGACGGGCCGTTCACCCGCGCCCACTCCACCCCCGGCTGCCGCTCCAGCACCCGCTCGACCCGCCGCGCGACCCGCTCCCCGGCGGCCGTGCGCACCCCGTGCACCGCGATGTAACAGCGCCCCGGCCGCGACCACACCGCCCGGCCGGGCACCCCGGCCAGCTGCCAGGCCACCTCCAGGGCCCCACGGGCACCCGCCCGCACACCCCGCACCACCGGGCCGGGCAGCGGCAGCGACGGCTTCGGCAGGCCGGGCACACGAAGACCCGACAGACCGGGTACGCCGGACAACAGCGACATCGAAGGCCCCTCGCTCGGAGGACGTCCGGCGGACCGCGCCGGCGTACCGCAATGGGTAACCCTCCGGCGTCGGCCTACACGCCCCGGATCGCACACCGGGACGCCGATTGCGCCGTCCGGGTGCGGCACGGCGCGCCGCGTCAGCGGTGTGGCCGCCGCACCGTGGCGGTGGTACGGCCGCACCGTGTCCGCGCGTGAAGATCACATGACGGCCGTACGGCGCGCCCCGTACCCCCGTAGGGCCGCTGCCCCGGAGCGGACTCACCACCCGCTCCCGGTCCGGTAGAACAGCCACGTGACAAGCCCCGATACGACAACGACCCCGCACCGGGTGACGGCCGAGCCCCTGACCGCGATACCGGCGGGCGAAGTCGTCCTCCGGGACGAGGCCGCGAAGACGGAGCGGCGGGCCGAGGTCGCGGCCTTCCGGCTGGCGCCGTACCCCGTCACCCGTGAGCTGTACCGGGCCGTACTGGGCACGGCGCCCGCCGGCACGGCGGGCCCCCGGACGCCGGTGACCGAGGTCTCCTGGCCGGACGCCGTACGGTTCTGCAACCTGCTCTCCCGCGCGACGGGCCGGCAGCCCTGCTACACGACGGGTACCGACCCCGACGCCCAGGACGTGGTCTGCGACTGGCGGGCCGACGGCTACCGCCTCCCGACCGAGGCGGAATGGGAGTACGCGTGCCGGGCCGGGACCACCGGCGTCCGCTACGGCGAGCTGGACGACATCGCCTGGCACCGGGGCAACTCCGGCGACGAGGTGCACGAGGTGGCGTCCAAGGCCCCCAACGCCTGGGGCCTGTACGACATGATCGGCAACGTGTGGGAGTGGTGCTGGGACATCTACGACCCCGGCGTCTACGGCCCGTACCGCACCTTCCGCGGCGGCGGCTGGCTGGACCGGCCCCGGAGCTGCCGCGCCGCGTGCCGCCGCAAGAGCCATCCGACGCTGCGCATCGACGACCTCGGCTTCCGGCTGGCCCGGTCGGGCTGAGCTTCCACCGGTACGCGGCCGGCCTGGGACCGGCCGCGCCGCGCGCGTCGCGGTCCGGGAAACCGAACCCGCCCGTTCCGCTTCCGTACCCGAACCCTATGATCGAGCGTCGTCCGGCGGGCAACCCCGCCGGACGACGCTCGACGATCAACACCCAACGGGGAAACGGGGCAGCAGTGCAGCGCGACAAGTGGATACGTACGGCGGCAACGGTGGCCCTGGTGGTCGCGACGGCCAGTGCCTGCGGGTCGTCACCGGACCCGCTGCTCACCAACGGCACCCCCGTACCGAGCCCGACGGCGACGCCGTCCGGGAAGGCCGCGCCCCAGCACCCCGCGCCCGGCAAGAAGGCGCCGGTGCTGGACCAGATCAAGTACGACCTCGAAAGCCGCGTCCTGGCCATGGGCGGCGGCGTGCCCCAGCAGACCAGCACCGCCTGCGACACCGCCGAAGTCGGCGACAAGCCGCAGAAGTTCACGTGCACCGTCAAGTACCTGGGCGTCGACGTGCCCTTCGCCGTCGAGACCAAGGGCGGCTTCATCCTGATGCAGTACACCGCCACCCCGACCAAGGGCGGAGTGGTCACCGACGAGGGCGTCCGCGCGCGGGCGTGGAAGCAGTACGGGAGCTACGGCGGCAAGGCGGCCAGGTCACTGCGCTGCGACCAGGTCCCCAAGGTCCGCCTGGTCCCGCTCGACAAGCCCTCCGGTTACCGGTGCTACGTGGGCGAGGGCGGCCTCAAGGGCGCTTACGACGTGATCGTCACGGCCAACGGGATGCGGCTGACATGAGGCGGCGCGGGCGCCGGGCACCCCACCCCCGTGAGGGTGCCCGGCCGCACTCCCGTGCGGCCGTGCGCCGTCCGCGGTGACGCGGGCGCCGTGGACCGGACACGGATACCCCCACTCCACCGCACCGCGCGTTGTTTCGCAGCCCGTTTCCGTGCGGCTAATCAATGGCCGTGGCGGGGCTTTCGACGAGATCGCGCAGCTGAGAGCGGGCCGTGATGCCCAGTTTGGGGAAGCTGCGGTAGAGGTGGGAGCCGACCGTGCGGGGGGAGAGGAAGAGTCTCTCGCCGATCTCGCGGTTGGTGAGTCCGCGGGCGGCGAGCTTGATGATCTGCTGTTGCTGCGGGGTGAGTCCGGCGAGCGCGTCGGGGGCCGTGTCCGTGACGTCGAGGCCGGCGGCGCGTGCTTCGGCGCGGGCGCGTTCGGTCCACGGGCGGGCGCCCAGGCGCCGGAAGGTCTCCAGGGCTTCGGTGAGCGGAGTCCGTGCCTCCGCGATGCGCCGGCGGCGCCGCAGCCACTCGGCGAACTCCAGCAGGGTCTGTGCGCGTTCGAAGGGCCAGTGCTCCAGTCCGGGGTCCGCGAGGGCCGCCCGGAAGTGCGGTTCGGCGTCCTCGGGGGCCGCCAGCAGGCCGCGGGCGCGGCTGATCAGCGCGCGCAGCCGGGGTGAGGCGTTGTCCGCGAGGTCGCGGGCGGACCGTTCGACGATCCGTGCGGCCTCCTCGTGGCGGCCGGTCCGTACAGCGGCGGCGGCCAGGTCCGCGAGGGCCGGGTAGGACGCGTGGTAGTGCACCGGCGCGCCGTCCGCGGTGAAAACCGTGCGGAGATGGCCGTAGGCGCTCTCGTACGCGCCTTCCGCGGCCGACGCGGCACCGAGCGCGCGGCGGGCGTAGACGGCTACCGAGCGGCTTTCCAGCGGGTCGATCAGTGCGAGCGCGTCCTCGGCCCGGGCGCGGGCTGCCGCCGCGTCCCCCTGGTGGGCCAGTACGGTGGCGTCCACCGCGGCCGCACAGGCCACCGCGTGGTCGAGGCCGGCGGTCCGGCCGATCGCGGTGATCCGGGCGCAGGCCTCGCGGGCCCGCCCCCAGCGCCCCCGTTCCACGTAGGCCCAGGCGACCGCGCCGCCCAGCCCCTCCGGCAGCGGCCCCCGCAACTCCCAGCGTCCGAAGGCCGCGTCGAAGGCGCGGACGGCCCGCGGGGTCTCGTCCAGGACCCACGCCATGATCCCGACGGCGGTGAGCCCCTCCGGGCAGGTTTCCGCCTCGGCGGCCAGCCGGGGGAGGAGGGAGGTGAGGCGGGGACGGTGGCCGAAGGGGTCGGAGACGGTCTGTACCCAGGCGCGCGGGCCCGGGTGCGCGGCGTCTTCGGGGAGGCGTCGCAGGATGTCCTGGATGCGCTGCCGCTGGGCGTCCTCGCCGGAGTAGAAGCGGACGACGGCAGCGTCGGCCAGGAGGTCCAGAGCGGGGGCGGGGCGGGTGGGGCAGGAGAGAGCCAACTGGTCGGCCGCGTCGGCGAGTCGGGAGAACACGGCCGTGTGCCGTACGGTCAGGGCGGCCAGCCGCCCGGCCTGCACGGTCGCAGCGGTCAGCAGCGAGGTGTCGTCCGTGCGTGCCCGTACCCCGGCGGCCAGTTCCTCGACCCAGGCGAGATCCCCGGTGAACACGGCCGCCCGCGCGGCTTCGACCAGCAGCCGGGCGCTGTCCGCACTCTCCGGTGCCAGCTCCGCGGCGCGCTGGAGCGCCTGGGCCGCCGCCGCGTGACCGCCGCGCCGGCGGGCCCGGCCGGCCGTCCGCTCCAGCTCCGCCGCGACGGCCGCGTCCGGGCCCGGGCAGGCGGCGGCCAACTGCCAGGCGCGCCGGTCCGGTTCGTTCCGCAGCAGCTCGGCCAGGGCGAGGTGCGCCGTGCGCCGCGCGTCCGCGGGCGCGGAGTGGTACACGGCCGACCGGGCCAGCGGGTGGCGGAACCGGACGTCCCGGCCGTTCCGCCGGATCAGCGCGGCCTCCTCGGCGGGCAGCCACACCGCGTCCCCGGCCTCCGGCAGCCCGGCCGGTACGGCGAGCACGGAGTCGGCACTGTCCATCGCGGCCAGGAGCAGCAGGGCCCGGGCGGTGGGGGCGGGGAGACCGTCCAGGCGGGCGGCGAAGAGGCGTTCCAGGCGGTCGGTGAGGGGGAGCGGACCTGGGGGCGGCGGTGACGCGGCCGTGTCGTGGAGGCTTGCCGCCCTCGTCAGCTCGGCCAGCGCCAAGGGGTTGCCGGCGGCCTGGTCGAGGATCTGGGTCCTCGTGTGGCCGGTGGGGGCGTCCGGCTGAAGGTCCAGCAGTTGGTTGGCCGCGGCGTTGTCCAGTGGTTCCAGGGTGAGTGACGGTATGTGCCGGCCGAAGCCGGGGAGGTCGGCGACGCCACGGGTGGCGATCAGCACCGTGACCGGCTCGTCGCCGCCCAGCCGTCTGGCGGCGAAGGACAGGGCGTCCAGGGAGGCGCGGTCGCACCACTGCGCGTCGTCCAGCACCACGAGTACGGGCTGCCGGTCGCCCAGGGCGGAGAGGAGGGTCAGGACGGCGATGCCGGTCAGCATGGGATCGGACGCGTTCGTGTGCTCAGGCGCAGCCGGGCCCGCGCCGAGGGCGTCCTGGAGCGCCGCGCGCTGCCGCTCCGGCAGCGCGTCCACCTCGGCGGCCACCGGCCGCAGCAGCTGATGCAGCGCGGAGAACGCGAGGCCCGACTCCGACTCGCTCCCTTCGGCGCGCAGTACGCGTGTGCCGTCGGCCCCGGCGCGGCGCGCCACGCGGTCCAGCAGCGCGCTCTTTCCCGTGCCCATGTCACCGGCGAGCAGCAGGACCCGCTCGGCCGACGCCGGGTCCACCGCACGGAAGAGGCGGGCCAGCTCCGCGCTCCGGCCGACGATCCGCTCCGTATCGGATCGCGGTTCCGCGGCCGTACCGAGGTCGCCTTCGTGCCCGTCCACGGAGTCTCCAGAATGTGTGGCTCCTCGCACCGGAGCCGTGGTGCCCTTGCCCGTCCAGGCTACAAGCGGTCGGGTCCGCCGCCCGGGCCGCGTACAGGTGCAGTCGGATGACGGATACCGCGAGCGCCGGGGCCGCTCGTACGGTTCCGGCAATTCCTCCGAATTGCAGGGACGCACCATGGACCAGATAACGCTCGGCGACGTCACCATCACCCGGGTCCGGGAATATTTCGGCCCCGTCGACATGACGCCCGAGACCTTTTTCCCGGAAAGCCCGAAGGAGGCGTGGGACGACCACGCTTCCTGGCTGGATCCGCATTTCGTCGATTCCGGGACCCGTATCGTGAACTCCGCCGTCCAGACCTGGCTGCTGCGCAGCGAGGGCC encodes:
- a CDS encoding helix-turn-helix transcriptional regulator, giving the protein MDGHEGDLGTAAEPRSDTERIVGRSAELARLFRAVDPASAERVLLLAGDMGTGKSALLDRVARRAGADGTRVLRAEGSESESGLAFSALHQLLRPVAAEVDALPERQRAALQDALGAGPAAPEHTNASDPMLTGIAVLTLLSALGDRQPVLVVLDDAQWCDRASLDALSFAARRLGGDEPVTVLIATRGVADLPGFGRHIPSLTLEPLDNAAANQLLDLQPDAPTGHTRTQILDQAAGNPLALAELTRAASLHDTAASPPPPGPLPLTDRLERLFAARLDGLPAPTARALLLLAAMDSADSVLAVPAGLPEAGDAVWLPAEEAALIRRNGRDVRFRHPLARSAVYHSAPADARRTAHLALAELLRNEPDRRAWQLAAACPGPDAAVAAELERTAGRARRRGGHAAAAQALQRAAELAPESADSARLLVEAARAAVFTGDLAWVEELAAGVRARTDDTSLLTAATVQAGRLAALTVRHTAVFSRLADAADQLALSCPTRPAPALDLLADAAVVRFYSGEDAQRQRIQDILRRLPEDAAHPGPRAWVQTVSDPFGHRPRLTSLLPRLAAEAETCPEGLTAVGIMAWVLDETPRAVRAFDAAFGRWELRGPLPEGLGGAVAWAYVERGRWGRAREACARITAIGRTAGLDHAVACAAAVDATVLAHQGDAAAARARAEDALALIDPLESRSVAVYARRALGAASAAEGAYESAYGHLRTVFTADGAPVHYHASYPALADLAAAAVRTGRHEEAARIVERSARDLADNASPRLRALISRARGLLAAPEDAEPHFRAALADPGLEHWPFERAQTLLEFAEWLRRRRRIAEARTPLTEALETFRRLGARPWTERARAEARAAGLDVTDTAPDALAGLTPQQQQIIKLAARGLTNREIGERLFLSPRTVGSHLYRSFPKLGITARSQLRDLVESPATAID
- a CDS encoding formylglycine-generating enzyme family protein; amino-acid sequence: MTSPDTTTTPHRVTAEPLTAIPAGEVVLRDEAAKTERRAEVAAFRLAPYPVTRELYRAVLGTAPAGTAGPRTPVTEVSWPDAVRFCNLLSRATGRQPCYTTGTDPDAQDVVCDWRADGYRLPTEAEWEYACRAGTTGVRYGELDDIAWHRGNSGDEVHEVASKAPNAWGLYDMIGNVWEWCWDIYDPGVYGPYRTFRGGGWLDRPRSCRAACRRKSHPTLRIDDLGFRLARSG
- a CDS encoding cation-translocating P-type ATPase, whose product is MSLLSGVPGLSGLRVPGLPKPSLPLPGPVVRGVRAGARGALEVAWQLAGVPGRAVWSRPGRCYIAVHGVRTAAGERVARRVERVLERQPGVEWARVNGPSGRVVVALGPGAPRQRELVALVAEAEAGGADGEARTAAECDEHGAWCQEPHHPCEGPRTRQSMTGLAADTVGLGIATLVRLTPWAPLPAEVGSLAGVFEHHPRLRAWVARGLAGPAQAESLLPAVSALAQGVATRGGGLMLDVVQRVAQWREAGAYKNAWEAMEPRLVRGPEDAAAEPIVVERPVPVPKGSLDRYTERSLVAGMAAGAAAVPFAGPRRGLAVALAGMPKAPEAGREGFATYLGRFLALRGVVAMDRGVLRRLGQVDCVVLDETALRGDRYDLADLELIGDADPDETTARLFGLFDADEPLETRRSADGWVLGPVADLPGRTDGGHDGAAGDAAHRLRKKGHDHLLGLARNGHAQAIAALAAQTAPGAQAVAAAARRAGARVVLASGRPEAKCGYADAILPGGKRLVASVRELQGNGAVVLLVSGNRRALGAADCGIGVHRKGKAPPWGAHLLVGGDLSTAGLIVDAVAVAAQVDRESAMLAAGGSGVGAVAAVQARAFRATRRASAAGHAAGSAAFCLGAWRARQLLARPPLPAAQSTPWHLMPVSQVLRRLKATPDGLSSREAAGRASPARRTGGPRRTGLGTAFVEELANPLTPVLAAGAALSAAVGSRTDAVLVAAITGTSALVGGVQRVRTERALAELFEASAIGARVRRDGDERQVTAGELVPGDVVVLGTEDVVPADCRLLTAEGLELDESSLTGESLPVAKDPAPVVAAQLADRRSMLYEGTTVAAGRATAVVVATGAATEVGRNLATARQAAPTAGVEKRLASLTKASLPIALGSAAAVAGAGLLHGRRLHHTLASAVNLAVASVPEGLPFLVSAAQLAAARRLAEHGALVRNPRTIEALGRADVLCFDKTGTLTEGTLELAEVSDGERALPARRLDDTRRDILAAALRATPSEHSAGPLAHQTDRAVVSGARRRHVTVQDGAPGWHRTDDLPFEPSRAYHATTGRSSRGALLSVKGAPENVLERCARRRTGSGADRPLDDGERARLTATAEELAGAGRRVLAVAERPMEPGEPLAEEAVGGLVLLGFLTLSDPVRAGAPPAAERLRAAGVQIVMLTGDHPATADAIASTISNGASQRVCSAADLDDLDDEALDALLPRVDVIARCSPHHKVRIVQAYQRIGRVVAMTGDGANDAPAIRLADIGIALGHRGTPAATAAADLVVGDDRLETIIAALMEGRAMWTSVRAALAVLIGGNLGEIGFSVLAAALTGRAPLTARQIMLVNLLTDLAPALAIAVREPSGDGGERLLREGPDRSLGTALTRELLLRGFTTTLGATLAWGAARLTGRRRRAGTVALAAVVGTQLAQTVLIGGPDRRVLVAGLGSAAVLAAVIQTPGVSRFFGCTPMGPVAWGITLGAIASATLVGAALAPVVRRMPAAQPKS